A genomic region of Deinococcus humi contains the following coding sequences:
- a CDS encoding N-acetylmuramoyl-L-alanine amidase family protein, protein MLRRSLLTALLLTAAPLALAQTAPVTPPPAAGAVSLPPISDAPIYVAYPPDKYTVAYDHVLLEGSVKPGANLILNGQPVDVGNDGLFIEWVPLQPGENVLVLESGQGSAVARQEVRVTRAVPLSLTGAAQIVSSGLLPAVDRTAYLQPQSLEMRAVPVAFAGTAGATASFRVGELGPFPMAETASGRYEGTFLLPEKLSPAPVQFTLTAPDGTTATASSPGKLGVTGTGPRVAEVTASIPGRGVQAGTFVWRNGAGRNYVVFPRAGAQAVIVGEEGNTYTVQASGTLTLNAPKTTLTLKPEGTPLPRAIFTRIDVKTGATHSEVRLDLPARVPFTVEQQVGPDSSSLDLRLFQSVADVDYIVSDFPTGPVRDVRWTQESDGVARVHVDLSGAPWGYDTTYEGTALVLRVRNAPALSARTPLRGRTILLDPGHGGDEPGGAGPLRVPEKNLTLPIALRVAELLREKGATVVLSREADVQVPIYNRPLLAEEKNADLLVSIHANALPDGVDPRSKRGSGVYYYQPQARTLADTLLASLVGQLPEVGNDGVHYQNLALARPSTQLSVLIETAFLTDKGNLRLLMSAAGRERFAQAIALGLERFYRNAALDMQEQGRSGTP, encoded by the coding sequence ATGTTGCGCCGCTCCCTGCTGACTGCCCTACTGCTGACTGCCGCACCCTTGGCCCTCGCCCAGACTGCCCCGGTCACCCCGCCACCGGCAGCCGGCGCAGTCTCGCTGCCGCCTATCAGCGACGCGCCCATTTACGTGGCGTATCCGCCGGACAAGTACACCGTGGCGTACGACCACGTGCTGCTAGAGGGCAGCGTCAAACCCGGGGCGAATCTGATTCTGAACGGGCAGCCCGTGGATGTGGGTAACGACGGCCTGTTCATCGAGTGGGTGCCGCTGCAACCCGGTGAGAACGTGCTGGTGCTGGAGTCAGGTCAGGGAAGCGCAGTTGCCCGCCAGGAGGTGCGGGTTACTCGCGCCGTACCGCTGTCCCTGACCGGAGCGGCCCAGATCGTCTCCTCCGGGCTGCTGCCTGCCGTGGACCGCACCGCCTACCTGCAGCCGCAGTCCCTGGAGATGCGCGCCGTGCCGGTGGCCTTTGCGGGCACTGCCGGGGCAACGGCCTCATTCCGGGTCGGGGAGCTCGGCCCCTTCCCTATGGCCGAGACGGCCTCCGGCCGCTACGAGGGCACCTTCCTGCTGCCCGAGAAGTTGAGTCCCGCGCCCGTGCAGTTCACCCTGACCGCGCCGGACGGCACCACCGCCACGGCGAGCAGCCCGGGCAAGCTCGGCGTGACCGGCACGGGCCCCCGGGTGGCGGAGGTCACAGCCAGCATTCCAGGGCGGGGCGTGCAGGCGGGAACCTTCGTGTGGCGCAACGGGGCGGGGCGCAATTATGTCGTCTTTCCCCGGGCAGGCGCGCAGGCCGTGATCGTGGGTGAAGAGGGCAACACCTACACCGTGCAGGCGTCCGGCACGCTGACGCTCAACGCTCCCAAGACCACGCTGACCTTGAAGCCCGAGGGCACGCCGCTGCCCCGCGCGATCTTTACCCGCATCGACGTGAAGACCGGGGCGACCCACAGCGAGGTGCGGCTGGACCTGCCTGCTCGCGTCCCCTTCACGGTGGAGCAGCAGGTCGGCCCAGACTCCTCCAGCCTGGACCTGCGGTTGTTCCAGAGTGTCGCGGACGTGGACTACATCGTCTCTGACTTTCCCACAGGGCCGGTGCGGGACGTGCGCTGGACCCAGGAGAGTGATGGGGTGGCCCGCGTCCACGTGGACCTGAGCGGCGCTCCCTGGGGCTACGACACCACCTATGAGGGTACGGCCCTGGTGCTGCGGGTCCGCAACGCACCCGCACTGAGTGCCCGCACGCCGCTGCGGGGCCGGACCATCCTCTTGGACCCGGGACATGGCGGCGACGAGCCGGGGGGCGCCGGGCCGCTGCGGGTGCCGGAGAAGAACCTGACGCTGCCCATTGCCCTGCGGGTGGCCGAACTGCTGCGCGAAAAAGGCGCGACGGTCGTCCTGAGCCGTGAGGCGGACGTGCAGGTGCCCATCTACAACCGCCCGCTGCTGGCCGAGGAAAAGAACGCCGACCTGCTGGTCAGCATCCACGCCAACGCCCTACCGGACGGCGTGGACCCCCGCAGCAAGCGCGGCAGTGGGGTGTATTACTACCAGCCACAGGCCCGCACGCTGGCCGACACGCTGCTCGCTAGCCTGGTGGGACAGTTGCCGGAGGTGGGCAACGACGGGGTGCACTACCAGAACCTGGCGCTGGCGCGGCCTTCCACCCAGCTCAGCGTGCTGATCGAGACGGCGTTCCTGACCGACAAGGGCAATCTGCGGCTGCTGATGAGCGCTGCGGGTCGGGAACGCTTCGCGCAGGCAATCGCCCTGGGCCTTGAGCGCTTTTACCGCAACGCGGCGCTGGACATGCAAGAACAAGGGCGCTCCGGAACGCCCTGA